Genomic DNA from Corylus avellana chromosome ca4, CavTom2PMs-1.0:
GAAGaactatatttatatatactgCGCAGCATTCCATGCAACAAGAAAGGTGGAATTCGATTCACCGTAACAGGGAATCCTTATTTCAACCCAGTGGCAGTATGGAATGTTGGGGGAGCTGGAGATGTGATAGGCTTGCAAGTGAAGGGTCATCGGAAGCTGAAATGGACAGCAATGAAGCGAAACTGGGGTCAGAAGTGGGAAACCAATGCAATGATGGCAGGGGAGTCGTTGACCTTCAGGGTTAGAGCAAGTGATGGGAGATACTCAACCTCATGGCACATTGCCCCCAAGAATTGGCAATTTGGTCAGACTTTCGAGGGCAAGAACTTCAAGTAGAATACGTTAAAGCTCATCATCAGCAGTTTTTCTTGTTTGATCACTTCTCCTTCTTGCTTGCTTAAAGTTTGCTGCGTCAActcttaattaaatgattaaatttatttttatctatttgtttaaatttttgaataaggTATGGTAATTGAAAATTAGTATAAGAACAAATGttatgaattttatatatattaaaatataaatgagtGAGGCTCACACAGTATATATAATGTGTTATTTCAAACTTGGGTGGATTGCGAATCTTAAATCATCCAGTTTGAGAAAAGAGAGGAGGACTATATTAAGCCGGAATGGTGGGTCTGGTATCCTGTTCAGGCCCAAATCATGGTTTCACTAATTGTGTTTGCTGGGAATAAGATGTGTTATAGATTTATTTGTCATGATACAAGAATCCGGCTTGTTTTGCAAACTGcgacaagttaaaaaaaaaaaaaaaaatttggacttgtaaaaagaaaaaaccaataTACTTGCACCTTCTCACAAGATATGCCTATATATATGGCTATATATGTAGCTTAGAAGTTTAGAATGTATTACTTgctgcctatatatatatatatgcaacttaaatattttttttctttttctacttttcaaCTCCAATTAAGTTACTTGGATAAAGTGATGGAATTTGGCCACTGCAAAtctttaatttgcttttttCTCCTTGAGGTTGCTTGGCACAAAGGAGTGGAATTTTGCAAATGTaaatcttttactttttcttttctcttggaATTAAGTTGATTAGCACAAAAGGATAGAATTCAGCAAATGAgaatctttttgcttttttctcaaTGAAGTTGCTTGGCACAAAGAGGTGGAATTTGGCAAAtgcaaatctttttcttttgcttttgcccttttttttttttttttttttttttctctttcctttttttctccttgaaGTTGCTTGGCACGTAGGGGTACTGGAATTCAGAAAATATAGTTGAGTTCATGAATTTTGGCAATATATAGCAGGATAAGATATGAGATATATATACCATGGAATTATCGGAAAGAAATTAATAGAAAACAATTACATTTGTatgaaactaattaatttgaGAGTTGTCAATATATATGGCTCAACAAATCTAAAGCTATAATCTTTTCCTTGTAAAAAGCAAACGCCACGGTAATCACATAAAATGAAGATATAGAAAAAACGGAGAATGAAagatagaaattgaaaataaaactttggagttgtaaaaacaaaaaagcagtCAAAATCAGAATATGCTTGCACCTCCTCACAAGAACGAGATATGTGTATATACGTACGTAGCTTACAAGTTTAGAATTTTATTACTTAATGCATATATAcacaacttgtttttttttttctttttctttttctctttgaagttGCTTAATTGGGCATGCACAAAGTAGTGGAATTTGGAAAATGCGAATCTTTTGCTTTGATCACCTTGAAGCTTCTTGGGCATAAAGTAGTGGAGTTGGGgaaatgcaaaatattttatgttatcaCAAGCTGCCAAAAATCTAATTACCACCTAATTTGAGCTCCCTCCTGACGACCAAACACTTGCCACTCACCACTTACCACTCCGTTGTTTGCGCGCGCGCGTGAAAGCTAGAGATGGAGATTGAACTTTTTCTAAGAGAGATCTTGAGACAGGAAAAGTTCAGCCACACAAGTGGCGGGGGTGACCATGCATTGAAGTTCTTAGAAAAGCTGAAAAATGATGGCAAGGAGGAAGTTATTTGTGAGGACTGCAAGGAACCGATCGTACCGTATCCCGCTTTCAAATGCAGCGCCTGCCGATTCATCTGTCATGTATCATGCTTCGGAAGTACTCGGCTCTACAAGTCAACATTTTATATTCATTTCGGTCGCAGGCATGAGCAGTTGATCTTCACAGAAGAGCTAAAGAATGATGGCGAGGGAGTTGTTTGCATGGTGTGCAAGGAGAAAGTAGAGGGTCCCGGATACAAATGCTCTGCCTCTGAATGCAACTTCCAGCTTCACAAATCATGCGCCCAGCTGCCATGCGAGATGCACCACCCCTTGCACCCAAACCACATCCTTATTCTTCAGCGACCAAGTCAATTTCCCAATAATTGTAATGCTTGCAGGAAAAGCTTCGATACATGCCTCTTTTACCGTTGTGAGGAGTGGGATTTTGTAATTGACACCACATGTGCTAATCGCACGCAAGTTAATAATACCAGCGACTGCCAACATGCATTTGTCCCATTCTTTAGGAAGATCCACTTCACTTGTGAAGCCTGTGGTCGGGAAGGCACGGACTTTGCCTCCTCTTGTACCATATGTCGACTCTTAATTCACTCGAGATGCGCTGAATTTCCAGGCACCGTGATAATTTCAAGACATGATCACACCCTCACTCTTACCTAttcccttcatcatcaagtcAAGGATTTTAACGTGTTTTGTAAATTATGTGGTCAAAAGGTGAAGATAGAGTATGCAGCCTTCTCTTGTCAAGAATGTGATTTTGTAGCACATTTGTACTGTGCAAAGGCATATAGACGCGAGTCGTTGCTCGAGAAATCTGTTGATGTTATGGAGAAGACCATCAACCCAGGTGAGATACGACATTTTAGCCATCCACATAATTTAATTCTTAGCCATGAGGAAGTCCTACATGATAAGCTGTGTGATGGTTGTATGCATTTTATAATCTCAGCACCGTTCTACAACTGTACACAATGCAAATTCTTTCTTCATACTACATGTGCTCAACtaccaaaaaacaagaaacacatACTTCATCAACACATGCTCACCCTCCTCCAAGATGCACCTTACTTAGGTGGACTTTTCTTTTGTAACGCTTGCGGTTATTCTCGTCATGGCTGGACCTATAAATGTGACACATGTGAGTATGATCTTGACGTTCAATGTTGTTCAATTCCAGAAATCATTGAACATGAAGGTCACCAACACCCACTCTTCCTTCATGTAAGGTCtaataaaaattgcaatgctTGTGATGATGATAGCGAGGGACTCAAGGATGCAATATTTGTATGCACTAGTACTTGTGATTTCACCTTGggttttgaatgtgcaacaCTTTCACTCGTAGCTAGGCACAAATATGACGAACATCCCCTTGCACTCACCTATGTTGTTGAAGACGATTCCGAAGaatattattgtttgatttgCGAAGAAGAAATGGATCAAAAGTATTGGTTTTATTATTGTGCAAAATGCGACTTTCATGCTCATCCTCGATGCGTTCTAGGGAAATATCCATACATCAAGTTTGgaaaaactttcaaatgttcATATCACCAGCACCCTGTTACTTTTGTTCAAAATACTGAGTACTCCCCTCCATGCGATGCTTGTGGCATGACTTTGGATGGCATAACCCTAGAATGCACTCAATGCAAGTTCAACGTCCACTACTGGAATAATTCAATGTGCTTGCAACAAATTGACAAAGTGCTGCATCTGTAACATTGCATGGTTTCATGGATAATGGCTGCATGAGGTTGTTGAGTTGTTGAGTCCATTAAGTTCCGGTTGTTGGGTCAAATAAAGATAAGCAATTGTGATTGCTTCAGCTATCTTTTAGTTTGGATCTCTTTAAAGCTTGGAGTTCAGTTGGATTGGGAGTTTCTCTCCAAGTCTGataagaattatatatatatatcatgagtaGTTCTTTTGTTGAATTagtcttttatttctatttttattgtaaTGTTCATTTCAAGAGTTAATAAAATCATCGGCCATTATTTTCCTCCACATAGGAGTCAATCTACATCactaaattttaggaaaaaataataattactaatggtaaaaaaaaaaaaaaaaatagacacagaAAAGAAAACTAATTATACGGatcaattttaaaacaaataaataactagaGACTAAACTTGGATCCAAATTTAATTGCCCTACCAATATATACTATCCGATGCATGCAGAAATGCTTTCAACCAGGATGTTTGACTCCAANNNNNNNNNNNNNNNNNNNNNNNNNNNNNNNNNNNNNNNNNNNNNNNNNNNNNNNNNNNNNNNNNNNNNNNNNNNNNNNNNNNNNNNNNNNNNNNNNNNNttttttttttttttttttttctttttctctatgaaGTTGCTTTGGCATGCACAAAGTACTGGACTTTGGAAAATGCGAATCTTTTGCTTTGATCGCCTTGAAGCTTCTTGGGCATAAAGTAGTGGAGTTGGGGAAATgcaaaatattttgtgttatcACAAGCTGCCAAAAATCTTACCACCTAATTTGAGCTCCCTCTTGACGACCAAACACTTGCCACTCACCACTTACCACTCCGTTGTTTGCGCGTGCGAAAGCTAGAGATGGAGATTGAACCTTTTCTAAGAGAGATCTTGAGACTGCAAACGTTCTACCACACAAGCAGCGGGGGTTTCCATGCATTGAAGTTCTtagaaaaggtgaaaaatgaTGGCAAGGAGGAACTTCTTTGTGAGGGCTGCAAGGAATCGATTGTACCGTATCTCGCTTTCAAATGCAGAGACTGCCGATTCCTCTTGCATGTATCATGCTTCGGAAGTACTCAGCTCTACGAGtcaacattttttattcatttcagTCGCAGGCATGAGCAGTTGATCTTCACAGAAGAGCTAAAGAATGATGGCGAGGGAGTTGTTTGCATGGTGTGCAAGGAGAAAGTAGAGGGTCCCGGATACAAATGCTCTGCAGATGAATGCAACTTCCAGCTTCACAAATCATGCGCCCAGCTGCCCCGCGAGATGCACCACCCCTCACACCCAAACCAGATCGTTATTCTTCAGCGGCCAAGTTTATATTCCGGTAATTGTAATGCTTGTGGTAAAAGCTGTGGTACAAGCATATATCTTTTACCATTGCGAGGAGTGCGATTTTGTAATTGACATCACATGTGCTACCCAGAGTCAAGTTAATAATACCGACGACTGCCAACACGCATTCCTCCCGTTCTTTAAGAAGATCCACTTCACTTGTGAGGCCTGTGGTCGGGAAGGCACAGACTTTGCCTCATTATGTACCATATGTCGACTCTTCATTCACTCCAAATGTGCTGGATTTCCACACACGGTGATAATTTCAAGACACAATCACACCCTCACTCTTACCTATTCCCTTCATCGTCGAGTCAAGGATTTTAACAAAGTAGTTTGTAAATTATGTGGTCAAAAGGTGAAGACAAAGTATGCAGCATTCTCTTGTCAGGAATGTGATTTTGTGACACATTTATATTGCGCAAAGGCATATAGATGGGAGTCGTCATTGCCTGAGAAATCTGTTGATGTTATGGAGAAGATCATCAACCCAAGTGATATACAACATTTTATTCATCCACATAATTTAATTCTTAGCCATGAGGAAGTCCTGCATGATAAGCTGTGTGATGGTTGCATGCATTTTATAATCTCGGCCCCATTCTACAACTGTATGCAATGCAACTTCTTTCTTCAAACTACATGTGCTCAACTACCAAAAACCAAGAAACACATACTTCATCAACACACGCTCACCCTCCTCCCAGTGGCACCTTATCCTAGTGGAGGTTTCTTTTGTTTCGCTTGTGGCCATATTCGTCATGGCTTCATCTATAAATGTGACACGTGTACATATGATCTTGACGTTAAATGTTGTTCAATTCCAGAAACCCTGAAACATGATGGTCACCAACACTTACTCTTCCTTCCTGCAAGGTCTAATAAAAAGTGCAGTGCTTGTGATCACGATAATGGGCTACCCAAGGATGGGGTATTTGTATGCACTACTTGTGATTTCTCCTTGggttttgaatgtgcaacaCTTCCACTCATAGCTAGGCATAAATATGATGAACATTTTCTTGCACTCACCTACGTTGCTGAAGAAGATTCCAAAGAATATTATTGTCTAATTTGCGAAAAAGAGAGGGATCCGAAGCATTGGTTTTATTATTGTGCAAAATGTGACTTTCCTGCTCATCTTAAATGCGTTTTAGGAAAATATCCATACGTCAAGTTTGGAAGTATTTTCAAATATGATGAATACCACCAGCACCCTGTCACTTTGGTTCGAACGACTGAGTACTCCCCTCCATGTGATGCGTGTGGCGAGACATTCGACGGCATGGCCCTTGAGTGCACTCAATGCAAGTTCACCGTCCATGCTGTGAATTCCGAGTGTGTGCAAAAAATAAGTAATGAAGTGCTAAATCCATAACACTACATGGTTGTGTGGATAATGGCTACACGTACAAGTAAGTTTGGTTGTTGAGTCCAATAAAGCTAAGCAATTGAGATTGCTTTAGCTCGTTTAGTTTATCCCTTTAAGCTTGGGGTAGTTCAGTTGGGTCAGGAGTTTGTCTTGAAGTCTGATGAGAACAGTCATGAGTAGTTTTTAAGTTGAATTAGTCTTTTATTTCTACTGTTATTGTAATCTTTATTTCAAGAGTTAATAAAATAATCAGCCATTATTTTCCACACATAGGAGTCAATCTACATGgcaaaattgaaggaaaaaaataataattactaatcgtaaaaaaaaaaacacacaaaagagaaaaactatTTATACGGATCAATcgtaaaacaaataaataacaaaagactatacttggatcaaaatttaactGCCCCATCAATACATACTATCAATGCATGCAGAAATGTGCTTTCAACCAAGATGTTTGACTCCAATCTTGTTGCATTCACAAAGTCATAGTTCAGCTGAGGATGATATTATATTTCAAGGAATCTGGAACCCTGCCTTGCCTCAAAATCATGTCCAAGCATGCATATcactttgatttcttttgtttcttctttttccgtTTTTCTTCTCTCGTCTCTAACCTTTCATCTAAACGTTTTGAATATCGTGCACGGATCTCTAGTAACTTTGATTTTGCATCTCCAAAGAGTTCATCAGAAATTGAAGCCCTCAGATGCTGAAATATCAAATTGGAAAATCAACCTAGCtatgtcatttatttatttcttttcatttatattttagaCCAAGCAGCTCATTTTGAATACAATATATAGGCAAGAGACAATGAACAAATACACGAACCTTGACATGATCCATAGCTGCAAGGTTGAAACCAATTCTATCTTTGCATTCCTGACAGAAATTCAACCATCATCTTGTCGAGGATACATCTTAagtttctctgtttttcttatcatatcatgcataataataccgaatcaatatatataaatataattaaacaataacaaaaatcacTTCCCATCTCCACACTTATTGCATGTTAGTTATATGTACACCAGTTTTAGTGTTCTTGTTGCATATATCTTAAATGGCTATATAATGTTTTTTCTCCTTGTTTTGGCTGGGTGACCAGTTACATGTCAAGTTAGGAGTAAATTTAGTCagttaataataaaaagtgatgagAGGCTTTAATGTTTATTAAACCTTTGAAAGAAACCTTGACATCAAGATTAGTAAAGTAATGGTGTTAGTAACCATGCTGGAGTAGGGCAAGGCAAGAACAAACACTTGTTTACGATGGATTTCCTGTTTGGCTCAGTCTATGCATCAGACAAAACACCCATTTCTGGTTTCATTGTTGCTTCCTTGCGCTAGTATAGTTATACCCTACAGACAAACGACTACAAATTGGAACTTAATGAATTACATATTTTACACCAACAAAGATTGACCAAGACTGTGTAATATGGAGATTGGCAACCCCACAGACAAGTTTGTTCAAGCCCTTCACCTAACATGTGTAATAAAATGCAGATTAAACATATAATTTCTCATtgtataaatactaaaaacaacATTCACCTTGTAAAACTTTTTTGTACAAAACTCTAAGCCTATGATTACCTTGAGTGTTGCAGACAGCTTGTCCTTAAGAACTGTCAACATGGGTCTAGCAGCTGGGGTAGTTACCAACTGATTATGATGTGTCTGCAGTAGCACTGTAGAAGCCCTTCAAACAAGCTCAATCTGCAAAAGACTgcaattattttcttctctttcttttctctccatttcctttacataaaataaataaataaaacccctCGAAAACAACACAATGtatgttcttttctttccttcaccTTATTTTCTCTTGGCAAATTggacatatatttttattagaacAAGTGATTCTCAcgagcattttttaaaatgtctaaaatcacatatattttgaaCACATTAGTTTAGATTGAATTGGAGGAAATGGTCTTCTCTCTTACATAACGTAGGCATTTTTCCTcattttgaaaagagtaatactacaaatcacatttttatctcagaattatctcacaatgttaACTTGCCATTTCTAATCAACCATTTAATCagctttattaaaaataaataaattcaatggttAGTTGTAATTACTACATCAGCGTtctgaaataaaaatgtgttatGTAACATTACTCGGATGAAAATATTTGGGCCAATTGTAAAATTCTATGGACAAACATAATCTTCTACCAACTCCCAAACATAAACTATATATAGCAGTAGCTAGGCCCAAATGTTGCCATGGCCGGCCAACGTTGTTAACTTGTTTTGAGAGTAGGGGGAGCTTGTGTGTGGCTACCAAGACGTGGTAAACCAAGGGTATGGCATGGACACAGCAGCAATAAGCTCAGTGGTTATTCAACAACGGGCAGAGTTGCGGTGTCTGCTACGAAATCAAATGTGTGAATGACCCTCAATGGTGCAAGTCAGGGCAGCCATCTCTCTTTGTTACGGCCACCAACCACTGCCCTCCAAAGTACAATCTTGCTGGTGAAAATGGGGGATGGTGCAACCCACCCAACCCCCATTTCGATATTGCACAGCCTGTGTTCGCCAAAATTGCCGAGTACAAGGCTGGCGTTGTTCCAGGCCAATACCGCAGGTTCATATATATCTTCTGCTTCCTTCTCTGTACACTTATCGCATTTGTTTTAGAAACTGAAATATAAACCAACCTTAATgattaacaaacataaatatcattgtggcaaagaaacaacaaaacgAAGAGACGTTCAACATGAAAGAATAGGGGATTTAACACTTATGATGAATGACTCAGACAAAGCGATAGTCTTATATATGTGCACTATCACTCGAACCTAAAATCACTTAATTATAAAGCTTAGTGAGATTTAATACTTATGAGCTCATTTATAAACCATCCACGATCATgtttctattaacttaagcttttaagatggGTAGTGAtcgtttaacatggtatcagaccGGTCTTGAA
This window encodes:
- the LOC132177133 gene encoding expansin-A32-like, with protein sequence MFEELYLYILRSIPCNKKGGIRFTVTGNPYFNPVAVWNVGGAGDVIGLQVKGHRKLKWTAMKRNWGQKWETNAMMAGESLTFRVRASDGRYSTSWHIAPKNWQFGQTFEGKNFK
- the LOC132177134 gene encoding uncharacterized protein LOC132177134, which gives rise to MEIELFLREILRQEKFSHTSGGGDHALKFLEKLKNDGKEEVICEDCKEPIVPYPAFKCSACRFICHVSCFGSTRLYKSTFYIHFGRRHEQLIFTEELKNDGEGVVCMVCKEKVEGPGYKCSASECNFQLHKSCAQLPCEMHHPLHPNHILILQRPSQFPNNCNACRKSFDTCLFYRCEEWDFVIDTTCANRTQVNNTSDCQHAFVPFFRKIHFTCEACGREGTDFASSCTICRLLIHSRCAEFPGTVIISRHDHTLTLTYSLHHQVKDFNVFCKLCGQKVKIEYAAFSCQECDFVAHLYCAKAYRRESLLEKSVDVMEKTINPEIIEHEGHQHPLFLHVRSNKNCNACDDDSEGLKDAIFVCTSTCDFTLGFECATLSLVARHKYDEHPLALTYVVEDDSEEYYCLICEEEMDQKYWFYYCAKCDFHAHPRCVLGKYPYIKFGKTFKCSYHQHPVTFVQNTEYSPPCDACGMTLDGITLECTQCKFNVHYWNNSMCLQQIDKVLHL